From Musa acuminata AAA Group cultivar baxijiao unplaced genomic scaffold, Cavendish_Baxijiao_AAA HiC_scaffold_412, whole genome shotgun sequence, a single genomic window includes:
- the LOC135658689 gene encoding cinnamoyl-CoA reductase 1-like produces MPVDATALPTGNGQTVCVTGAGGFIASWLVKLLLQKGYTVKGTVRNPDDPKNAHLTAMEGAADRLLLCKADLLDYGALREAIDGCHGVFHTASPVTDDPEEMVEPAVRGTRYVIHAAADAGTVRRVVFTSSIGAVTMDPGRGPDVVVDESCWSDLEHCKNTRNWYCYGKAVAEKAAWEVARETGVELAVVNPVLALGPLLQPQVNASIAHILKYLDGSATRYTNAVQGYVDVRDVAEAHVRVFEAEAAAGKRFICIERVLHREDVVRILSKLFPEYPVPNTCSDEVNPRKTPYKFSNQQLKDLGVQFRSVIQSLYDTVKSLQEKGHLPLPSPKII; encoded by the exons ATGCCCGTCGACGCTACCGCGCTACCCACCGGCAATGGCCAGACCGTGTGCGTCACCGGTGCCGGCGGTTTCATCGCCTCCTGGCTGGTGAAGCTCCTGTTGCAGAAAGGATACACCGTCAAGGGGACGGTGAGAAACCCAG ATGATCCGAAGAACGCACACCTGACGGCGATGGAGGGCGCCGCGGATCGGCTGCTGCTTTGCAAGGCTGATCTCCTCGACTACGGCGCTCTGCGAGAAGCCATCGATGGCTGCCATGGCGTCTTCCACACTGCTTCTCCCGTCACGGACGACCCT GAGGAAATGGTGGAGCCGGCTGTGAGGGGCACGAGGTACGTGATCCATGCGGCGGCCGACGCTGGCACCGTCCGTCGTGTGGTGTTTACCTCCTCGATCGGCGCGGTCACCATGGACCCCGGCCGCGGCCCCGACGTCGTGGTGGACGAGTCGTGCTGGAGCGATCTCGAGCACTGCAAGAACACAAGG AACTGGTACTGCTACGGGAAGGCGGTGGCGGAGAAGGCGGCGTGGGAGGTGGCGAGGGAGACGGGGGTGGAGCTGGCGGTGGTGAACCCGGTGCTGGCGCTGGGGCCGCTGCTGCAGCCGCAAGTGAACGCCAGCATCGCCCACATCCTCAAGTACCTGGACGGGTCGGCGACGAGGTACACCAACGCGGTGCAAGGGTACGTCGACGTGCGGGACGTGGCCGAGGCGCACGTCCGAGTGTTCGAGGCGGAGGCCGCCGCCGGCAAGCGGTTCATCTGCATCGAGCGCGTGCTCCACCGCGAGGACGTCGTCCGCATCCTCTCCAAGCTCTTCCCGGAGTATCCGGTGCCCAACAC GTGTTCCGACGAGGTGAATCCTCGAAAAACGCCATACAAGTTCTCGAACCAACAGCTCAAGGACCTTGGCGTGCAATTTAGGTCGGTGATCCAAAGCCTCTATGACACTGTGAAGAGCCTGCAAGAGAAGGGTCATCTCCCATTGCCATCTCCAAAAATAATATGA